A genomic segment from Sparus aurata chromosome 10, fSpaAur1.1, whole genome shotgun sequence encodes:
- the LOC115590365 gene encoding uncharacterized protein LOC115590365 has translation MATVDVMFVSSAERAELLRGLVADKLSTAAREILAVVDRTVAGFEEEASGLRQVIDLQRRQLELLLQPQVTLFRIDEELPVCEPTAGGRTEEHKSEPKEPVCEEEEAGGQELPKDEEQSTRTSSTRTSDDDDVEDFSGHAEEEEGGDEAAQCTSLHQDDPKNRDHQTPKARFRYDVMSPLREVWVTQNDSNGPPSLDFFLAEVGL, from the exons ATGGCGACAGTTGACGTGATGTTCGTGTCCTCGGCGGAGCGCGCGGAGCTCCTCAGAGGGCTCGTGGCGGACAAACTGAGCACCGCCGCGCGGGAGATCCTCGCGGTGGTGGACAGAACCGTGGCCGGGTTCGAGGAGGAGGCGTCGGGTCTGAGGCAGGTGATCGACCTGCAGAGGAGgcagctggagctgctgctgcagccgcaggTCACTCTGTTCAGGATAG atgaggagcttcctgtctgtgagCCGACAGCTGGAGGAAGAACTGAGGAGCACAAATCTGAGCCCA AGGAACctgtgtgtgaggaagaggaggctggAGGACAGGAACTCCCCAAGGACGAAGAGCAATCAACACGTACTTCCAGTACAAGAACTTCTGACGATGATG ATGTGGAGGACTTCTCAGGCCatgctgaggaagaggagggtggagaTGAAGCAGCACAGTGCACCAGTCTCCATCAGGACGACCCGAAAAACCGGGATCATCAGACACCAAAAGCAAGGTTCAGATACGATGTGATGTCACCACTCAGAGAGGTTTGGGTCACACAGAACGACTCTAATGGTCCTCCTTCGTTGGATTTCTTTCTTGCAGAGGTCGGTCTGTGA
- the LOC115589977 gene encoding zinc finger protein 883-like, with amino-acid sequence MLMCLVKDLTCPRRLQESDFLDLLRSTFPQLTGGFDVFAVDSNRRLKPLKLQTLTPEEIQRSIRSAGKGRSALYIRVKRAKTTSPKQLLAPETTDENTANTSRDDNRTHASSDHSPVEKVESNKADNKSGNSRRQQQLKVEEDGQQCGVSQDSSGSSSACTAAESEGEHGDDDDDEEVEEEDDRDDEWKPDKNDKELSEDQAEPRPSKTTRKRRVKHPGDKSKRWKQKEASTENSDTALSCKVCHALHRSKNMLIKHSWTHMDDPERLCGACGERSESADELRSHLQTHLRTHSCDICGKSFLTAASRRSHAALHTGERPYKCEICYKTYTCSSGLRNHLWQHVNEKPHKCDVCDKSFVFKQQLRIHSNSHTGKKPYCCNVCGKSFADFRALSRHKLLHVGIKYFCCQVCGKRFRTSVRLKLHEKIHLERDKAFLCDICCKTFYTRGELKVHLRRHTKVTITCTKCGKVLSTKESLNSHMIVHAAERPYQCSECGLSFKPIGNLTEHMKIHTGVKSYVCGVCGKACAHKTYLTVHMRTHSGERPYECTICERAFTQSHCLKTHMKSHQEVEKAA; translated from the exons A tgctCATGTGTCTGGTGAAGGACCTGACGTGTCCTCGGCGACTGCAGGAGTCCGACTTCCTGGACCTGCTGAGGTCCACCTTTCCTCAGCTGACAGGAGGGTTTGACGTCTTTGCAGTCGACTCCAACAGGAGACTGAAGCCTCTGAAACTACAGACACTGACACCAGAGGAGATCCAGCGGTCCATCAGATCCGCAGGGAAAGGAAGATCAGCGCTGTATATCAGAGTTAAG AGAGCAAAGACGACCAGCCCAAAACAACTTCTTGCTCCAGAGACAACAGATGAGAACACCGCCAATACAAGCCGAGATGATAACAGAACTCATGCGAG TTCCGACCACAGTCCTGTTGAAAAAGTGGAGAGCAACAAAGCAGATAATAAGTCCGGCAACTCAAGACGACAACAACAATTGAAGGTGGAGGAAGACGGGCAACAATGTGGAGTATCACAGGACTCTAGTGGCTCTTCTTCTGCCTGCACTGCTGCTGAGAGCGAAGGAGAAcatggagatgatgatgatgatgaggaggtggaggaagaagacgaCAGAGATGATGAATGGAAGCCAGACAAGAATGACAAGGAGCTGAGTGAGGACCAAGCTGAACCGAGACCATCGAAGACGACTAGGAAGCGGCGAGTCAAACATCCTGGAGACAAATCAAAGAGATGGAAACAGAAGGAGGCGTCGACTGAAAACAGCGACACTGCTCTGTCCTGTAAAGTCTGCCATGCTCTGCACAGGTCAAAGAACATGTTGATCAAACACTCCTGGACTCACATGGACGATCCGGAGAGGCTTTGTGGAGCATGTGGAGAACGTTCAGAGTCTGCAGACGAGCTGAGAAGTCATCTTCAAACTCACCTGAGGACACACAGCTGTGACATCTGTGGAAAGTCTTTCCTAACTGCTGCTAGTCGACGTAGCCATGCCGCGCTACACACCGGAGAGCGACCgtataaatgtgaaatatgcTATAAAACATACACGTGCTCGTCTGGTTTGAGAAATCACCTGTGGCAACATGTGAATGAGAAACCGCACAAATGTGACGTCTGTGATAAGTCCTTTGTTTtcaaacagcagctgaggatCCACAGCAACAGCCACACAGGTAAGAAGCCCTACTGCTGCAACGTTTGTGGCAAATCCTTTGCCGACTTCCGAGCGCTGTCCCGACACAAGTTGTTGCACGTGGGAATAAAATATTTCTGCTGCCAGGTTTGTGGGAAGCGTTTCAGAACTTCTGTAAGACTGAAACTGCACGAGAAAATTCACTTAGAGCGTGACAAAGCGTTTCTCTGTGACATTTGCTGCAAAACGTTCTACACGAGAGGTGAGTTGAAGGTTCACCTGAGAAGACACACCAAGGTGACGATCACCTGCACCAAGTGCGGCAAGGTGCTGTCAACTAAAGAATCTCTAAACAGTCACATGATCGTCCATGCCGCGGAGAGGCCGTACCAGTGCTCAGAGTGCGGCCTGAGCTTCAAACCCATAGGCAACCTCACTGAACACATGAAAATCCACACGGGCGTCAAATCGTACGTCTGCGGAGTTTGTGGGAAAGCTTGTGCTCACAAGACGTATCTGACGGTCCACATGAGGACGCACAGCGGAGAGAGACCTTACGAGTGCACCATCTGTGAGAGAGCCTTCACTCAGAGCCACTGtctgaagacacacatgaaGAGCCaccaggaggtggagaaggcAGCTTAG